The Pseudomonas sp. SCB32 DNA window TACCCACATCGAACGCTGGATCAACCGGATCCAGCAACTGCCCGGATTCGTGCCAATGCCGGGGATCTGAAGGAGGCCTACCAGGACCACTTTTCCGTTTCCTGAAGCAACGACTGTCACCATCCTCTTGCGAAAATGATGGTAGATATCCTCTCCACAGCCGACCAAACCCGTAACAGAAAAGCCGCTCCTGAAGAGCGGCTTTCTGCTAAATCGAATAGTCCAATTCGGTGCTCGTCACCGCTGGCTGGCACTTAATGCGGCCTGCATTCTTTTCAAGAAGATTTCCTCGGCCTGAGTGCGGACCTGGTGAGCGCTCCACATCAATACAATCAATACCTCGCAAACGTTCATTTCAGGCATGAGTTTTCGCAGAAGCCCACGCTCCTCATACTCCCGGCATAAATGCTCAGGGAGCGAACTTATACCTAGGCCCGCTAAAACCAACCGCAAAATCTCACCTGTATTCGCCGACGACGCCGATATGTTATGGCGTATATATTTACTGCCATAGTGCTCTGACAGCTTTGGCAACGTCCCCCCTAGCGACTCTCCCGAAAAGCTCACGAGTTTAGATGACTTGATTTTTTCAAGCGTGACATTGCTGTCATTGAACAGAGGGTGAAAATTGCTGCAATAGAAAAAGGATTGCTCTCGACTGAGCGTAAGTTGGTTTATGTCAATGTCGCCGGGTTGACTAATGCCAATACCGAAAGTCGAGTCGTTGCGATGCAGAGAGCTTACTATTTCCTGGGTTGAGGCCACTTCAATACTAAAAGTGATACCAGGGTGATCTTCGTGCATGCCACGCAAGACATCGTCGTACTCCGGGCAATTCACTCCACTGACGGTTAGCAGGCGAATGCTGCCTTTAACATTACTGCGCGTCGTGTCGACTATAGAGTCAATTTCTCGGATGCTTTGCCGAGCCGTCAGTGAAACTCTGAACAGAGACGATCCTATATCTGTCAATTCGAATCGATGACTGTCTCTGTCAATCAACGTGCATCCGAGTTGCTCCTCCAGCCGTTTAATTGCTTGGCTAACGGCCGGCTGAGAAAGATGTAGCCTTTCTGCACCTCTACTGATGCTTTTTTCGGTCGCAACGGTACAGAACGTCTTCAGAAGATTCCAGTCCATGCGCTCGCTAACAGAGCGAGGCTCTCCAGAGTTTGATCCAGAAGCTTGTCTGAAGCCCATGTGCTAGACCCTCCATTGGCTTGGCGAATAAATAATATAATAAAATATGAATATGCGCCATCGACTGAATTCAATAGTGTTCCTCAAAATAACACAAAAGAGAGGATCGCCATATGAGTTTCCCCAACAAGTTTAGCTCACAGGAATGGTCAATTCGCTGCGATCTCGCGGCATTGTTCCGCCTGCTGGCATACTATCGAATGACGGATCTCGTTGATTCCCACGCATCGGCATGCATCCCTGGAGAGCCAGGATTCTTTCTAATAAATAAATATGGCGTTCCGTTCGAGAAAATGCGCGCAAGCGACCTTGTGAAAGTTGGCCTTGATGGGATTCCTGTATATCAAGGCGAAACCGATGGCCCAATGAATGTTGCCGGCGCTGTAATCCACTCCTCTATTCACCGCGCCAGACCGGACATGAAGTGCGTTATTCATACCCACACTGCCGCAGGGATCGCTGTCTCGACGCTTGAGGAAGGACTTCTGCCGCTGTCTCAGCATGCAATGAAGTTTTACAGGAAGCTGAAATATCACACTTACGGATCTTTTATCGACACCAGGCTAGAAGAAAAAGCAATGATTGAAAGTCTTGGTGACGCTAACGCAATGCTACTGCACAACCATGGGGCCATTGTCGGTGGGCGCACTATTGGTGAAGCATTTCACAGTGTTTACATGCTGGAGCGGGCCTGCCAGATTCATTTGCAAATCAGAAGCACTGATCAGAGTGTCGTTATTCCCGACCCCGAGATGTGCCAAAAGACCTATGAAACATTTGCAGCTGATTTTGACTGCGGAATCGTGGACTTAGCGTGGAACGGAGCGCTTCAAATAATTTCATCACAAAAGGACTCGTACTGCAGCTGAGTAATGCGCACCGAACTGACCGGCCAATTAAAATCCAAAACTACTGCGCATCACTAAAATTGCCACGGCAACTTTAGTGCGTGCCTTGTGCATGGTAATAACTTATGAAAAAGCAAGCAGCCGTAATTGGGTTTTTGTATTTAGCGCTCTTGGGCGGATGGAATGGCGTTTCCGCGACTGAAGAACAGGCTCCGCTGAAAATAGGCATGGAGATCACCTACCCACCATTCGAGTCCTACGACGAGAACAACAACATTGTAGGTTCTGACCCTGAGCTTGCAAGGTCAGTTGCCAAGGCCTTAGGTAGAACCGTAGAGTTCGTTGATACAAAATTCTTGAACTTGATAAACGGGCTTAACTCAAAAAAATATGACGCAATAATTTCTGGAATGTATATAACCGAAGAAAGAAAGCGCCAAGCTCTAGTCATTCCCTATGCCATAACAGGGTCAGCAATATTGGTGACACGAGGCAGTGAGTTTCAGCCTCAGACCCCAGAAGAGTTATGTGGCAAGAAAGTTGGATTGGAGCAAGGGAATTCCTGGCTGCCCAAGCTGCAAAAGCTTTCTCAGAGCTATTGTCTTCCTAACAAGAAGCCCGCCGTCACACTTAGTGAGTACCCCTCTGCACCAGAGGCAACACAAGCCCTGCTCTCTGGCAATGTGGAAGCCCAAGTAGAAATAGCTGGCGCTGCCCATATGATTTCTGAGCGCACAAGAGGGCGGGTTGTAATTAGCTCAAAGGAGCTGATCTCTCCGGAGGTACTGGGGGTATTTATAAGGAAGGGGAACGATTCGACGTACGCCGAGATCTCCAAGGCACTAGCGCTAAGTAGAGAAAATGGAGAATACCACGACATTCTAAAAAAATACGGCCTTGAACCAACTTCAGAACAATAAATACATAGCGCCGCGCTGATTTGGGCGGACGCTATTGAGAGGCAAATATGTCGTTCGATTGGAATTATTTCGCATCCCTATTCACCCTCGACTTGTTCTGGATAGCGTGCTTACAAGTCATAAAACTTAGTGCCGCAGCGTGGGTTTTGGGTGGGGTGATAGGGTTCTTGCTAGCCATGGCGAAGCTGTCCAGTTCGCAGCTACTTAGAAGTCCTGCTTCAACCTACATCTGGTTCTTTCGCAGCATCCCATTACTGGTGCTAATAGTGTTTGTCTACAATCTCCCGCAGCTGATCCCAGCTTCCGGGGGGGTGCTTTCAAATCCATTTTGGTCAGCTCTTATCGCACTCGTGATTACCGAAGCAGCGTATATGGCCGAGATTCATAGAGGGGGACTTATTTCTGTAGCCAAAGGGCAACGAGAGGCAGGAAAAGCGTTGGCTATTGGCGCGATCGGGGCCCAGTGGCTTATCGTAATTCCACAAGCCATTCGCATATCGCTTCCTACGCTTATCAACGAGTACGTTACGATTGTCAAGCTAACATCCCTTGCCTCAGTCATCTCCCTCACGGAGATCCTGACTGTTGGGCAACGCCTTTATGCACAGAACTTCCTGGTTATGGAAACTCTTGCTGCCGTGGGCGTGTACTACGTCTTGATCGTGACGGTCTTTGGGTTCTTCCTTGAACGATTCGAATTGTCTCTTGATCTGAGTCGGCGCAAACCCCAAACCTTAGATGCAGATCAGACCTATGCACTGAGGAGTCAGGCCATTGGACATAAAAAGCGCAATCAGTCGTATTCCATTAGTGGCGGGCCTGTTTTGCAGCTACTTGGGATTCATAAAAAATATGGCAATCACGAGGTTCTTAAAGGTGTCGACCTGGAAATCAAAAAGGGAGAGGTCGTTTCTATAATTGGCCCGTCCGGGTCAGGAAAAACATCTCTTATCAGGACTATAAATGGGCTGGAAGATATCAACCAGGGAAGCATCAGGCTGTTTGGTCAAGATTTCATTAAGAGTGGTGCCATGGCGAATGGTGAACTCCGAACCTTCCGGCAGCGTGTAAAGCATATCGGCATGGTGTTTCAGGGCTTCAATCTATTCCCTCACCGCACCCTTGTTGAAAATATCACACTTGCTCCCCAATACCATGGCGATTGCAAAAGTGAAAGTCGGCTAAATGCTTATGCACTTCTGGACCGAGTAGGGCTTCTCGCTCACTCATGCAAATACCCACATCAGCTATCAGGTGGTCAGCAGCAGCGAGTTGCAATTGCTCGCGCACTCGCCATGTCCCCGGACATCATGTTATTTGATGAACCTACCTCCGCGTTAGATCCTGAGTTGGTTGGCGAGGTGCTCGAGGTGATCAAGGGGTTGGCGGACGAGGGAATGACGCTAATAATTGTGACCCATGAAATGGAGTTCGCGATGTCCATTTCGGACAGAGTCGTGTTTATGGAAAATGGAAACATTCAGTTTGATGCGTCTCCCGAGGAAATCCGCGAGGCGGTTTCTGCTGAACGTGTCAGACGATTCATCGGGCTGCCTGAACCCGATGTGGAAGTAATCTGCTGAATATTGTCTAATTACTCAAGGAGTAGCGTTGGCGCTCCAGAGGCGTTGAATTTAAAAATTTTGCCTCCCCATGAGCGCCAACTTTAAGCTTATCGAGAAAGCAGGAGTCGATTGGAAAAAACCTCTCGCCCTGCTCCACATTATGAGTTCAGGACGAATAAATGCAGGCTCGTCCGACCTTATTCCTTTGGATTTTTCACTGGATATGTCGTTGTCCGCTGCGCCAGGCAGGAGTTTTCTTGGGTACCACCCAAGGTAACTCAGAAATTGCAAAGCTCTGCGTAGATGGGGAATTGAACCTGGATGAGTTTTTTCGTAAAAGAGAAGTGGATGTCAGCAAATGCATTTGTGACTGATATCGTTTGACGGTTTTTGTAGTAGTGAGGTGAACCTATGCCATTCGTATCTCTTCGCATCACCCAGGGCGCAACCGAAAGCCAGAAGCAGGAAATCATCCGTGAGTTCACCGCGACACTGGAACGTGTCCTGGACAAGCCCCCGGAGTGGACCCACATCGTGATTGAGGAAGTCGACCCCGTGAACTGGGGGCATGCGGGCTTTTCCGTCAAACAGCACGAGCAGTCTAAAAAGGGCAGTTGAGCGAAAGGCCGGCTCCGGATCAGGGCCGGCCTTCCAGCCCCCATTCACAGAAGCCCCCAAGGACACCTTCCATAAACCTGCCGCAGCTTAACAGCAAGAGCCTTCGAAGCCGTCGCGCAACTAGGCAGCGTCTCCGCTATCGCGGGGAGCTGAATGTGACCGCGGGAGCCGTCAGTCAGCAGGTCAAGCTCCGCTAAGGGCACCATGACTCGTAATTGATGACCCGCCGCTTGGGGATACCTGGTGCTGACCGGCAAAGGCAGTCCGCAGCAGGAGTGGCTCTCCCCTGCCGTGGCGCGGTCCAGGAAACAGTCCGAATTCATTGTCCCATGAGACTCAAGCTGGTGCTCCCTACGGAGCATGCCATCGACTGGTCGGCGACTCCCTCATGCGAGTTCATAGTCCCTGACGACGGTGATGAGGTCGACTAGGAGATCGGGGATTACGCGGTGAGCCGATCATCGACGGCAGCTGGTAGCCGCCAGTAATTAAAAAAGTTAAGTAAATTGGCATGACGGAAAAGCCGCCACATTCAAAATGTGGCGGCTTTTATCTGTGCTTGGGTGACAGTCCGCTTCGGGTCGGTAGCTGACGCTCTCCAGAGGCTGCAATCGGCCAATAGCTGCCTCTTGCAACCGGCTGAAATCGACCCATAGATGCCCTTGGCGGAGGGCTGCTAACGCTACACCGAAAACAAAAAAATCCCGCTGTTTAGCGGGTTTTTCGTTTCCGGCGGTGATTACCAGTTCATGGCATACATCTCCGGTCTTGAGTGGGGGTCACTTCAAATGAACCTTCAGCTCTTCGGAAGCCTGCAGCATTGCAGAGCGTACCGCCGGAACCTGGCTGACCACGTTCAGCAAGCCGTAGTCATGGATCATGCCGTTGTAGCGCACCGCAGTGACCGGCACGCCGGCTTGGTCCAGTTTGCGCGCGTAGGCTTCCCCTTCGTCACGCAGCACATCGGCACTCGCGGTCTGGACCAGCGCTGGCGGCAGGCCTTTCAACTGCTCAGTGGTAGCGCGCAGCGGCGAGGCGTAGATCGCGGCACGTTGCTTGGGGTCGGTGGTGTAGTTGTCCCAGAACCACTTCATCATGTTCTTGGTGAGGAAGTGCCCCTCGGCGTACTGGTTGTACGACGCTGTCTCGAAGTTGGCGTCGGTCACTGGCCACAGCAGCACCTGGTACTTGATGGCCGGGGTACCTTTATCCTTGGCCATCAGGCTGACCACGGCTGCCATGTTGCCGCCGACGCTGTTGCCCGCTACCGCCAGGCGCTTACCGTCGACATTGATTTCCTTGCCGTGCTCGGCCACCCATTTGGTTGCCCCGTAGGCCTGGTTGATCGCCGTCGGGTAATGCGCTTCAGGGGACGGGGTGTAATTGACGAACACCGCCACCGCCCCGGACCCGACGACCAGATCGCGCACCAGGCGCTCATGGGTCGGGAAGTCGCCGAGCACCCAGCCACCGTCGTGGAAGTACATGAACACAGGCAAGGTCCCCTTCACACCCGCCGGACGCACGATGGTCAAGCTGATGTCCTGGCCGTCGACGGTGATGGTGATGGTCTTCTCGCTGACATCCGCCTTGGGCAGGGTCAGTTTTACCCCGGCCTGAGCGCCGGTCAGTACAGCGCGGGCGTCCTTCGGCGAAAGCTGTTCGATGGGTTTACCACTGCCTGAGTTCAGTGCATCGAGGAATGCCTGGGTGTTGTGTTCGACGCCAGAGTCAGCGAATGCGTTACCGATCGACAAGGCAAGGAGCGAACCAGCGAGTGTTTGGCCAAAACGTTCATTTCATATTTCCTGTTTCTGGTGAGGCGGGAAGTTAGACGGTGACGTGCAGACGGACATCGACGTTGCCACGGGTCGCATTGGAGTACGGGCACACTTGGTGGGCCGCCTCCACCAACGCTTGTGCATCGACTTGCTCCAGGCCTGGCAGGTTGATGTTCAGGTCGATATCCAGGCCAAAGCCGCCTGGGATCTGGCCAATGCCGACCCGCGCAGTGATCGAGGCGTCGGCTGGAATGCTGCGTTTGCTCTGGCTGGCGACGAACTTCAGCGCACCGATGAAGCAGGCCGAGTAACCAGCGGCGAACAGTTGCTCAGGGTTGGTGGCGTCACCACCGGCACCGCCCAGTTCCTTCGGAGTGGCCAGTTTTACGTCGAGGTTCTCGTCGTTGGAGATGGCTCGGCCATCACGACCACCGGTTGCGGTTGCGACTGCGGTGTAGAGAACTTTCATGGCTTTCCTCACTTTTGAATGTCTTCGGGGGATTTTGTTAGCGATTAAAATATTTGTTCACTAACAATACACAACTAGTTATCGCTAAATAAATTTGCGCGTAAGCCTTTTAAAGATTCATCTGTCGCTGTAACAAATTGATTTTCAAAGGGTTACACCTCAGTCCGCTTGGGCTCGCCGCCGCGTTGATGATGCCTTACCGTCTCAAGCAGCGGCCGGAATCGGGCAGATTGCTTGTTGCTGCCAAGCCTGCGGTGTCATGCCTTCAGTCTTCACGAAGGTACGGCAGAAGTGAGATTGATCGCAGAAGCCGCATTCCAGCGCGATCTCTGCGAGCAACATCGTGGAAGCCTTCAATAACTCTCTGCTCTTCATGACCCGCTGTTCACGCAGCCATCGCTGCGGGGACATCCGGGTGCTTTCCTTGAACATGCGTGAGAACTGACTGCGCGACAATGCGCAAGCTTCGGCTAGTTCGGTCACTGAAATGCCGGTATCCAGCCTGTCCAGCATCAGTTGTTTGGCAGTTCTTATCTGCCAGGGTTTGAGCTGCCCTGTCGAAGCCAGTGCGAGAATCGCCAGCACGGTAGGTTTGTCCTTGTTCATACACATCCATTAATTCAGGTATGGGTTGAAAGCAAACGCTATCAACCCATCGCTCCACTCTTTGCGCCGCGCATGAAGGCTATATCCCGTTGCCTGAGCGCCCCCTGTGCGTGCGGCGAGAACGTTCGGTGCACGCGGGCGCTACAATGGCGCCCGCGCCGATTCCCCGGATCGGGCACGCCCGGAGCCAATTCCTGATGTTCACCCTTGTAAACCTGGACACACCGCCGCCCGAATCCCTGAAGAGTCAGGTGCTACAGATGGTGGTGGACTATTTCAGCGACATCAGCCCGGTGCCGCTGACGCCCAGCAATCCGCTCTATCAGCTGTATCAGTACGTGGTTGGCTACGAGGTGCACCTGTATCTGCAGACCATGGACGGCGCTCTGGATGGCACCGTGCGGTTGATCCTGGCCCTGGATGATGAAGACCCCTCCCAGGTGCTCGGTTTCGCCCTGTACCTGCCGAGCCAGGATGATGCCGAGGCCTGCACGCTGGCCTATATGGCGGTCACGGCCAGCCACCGCCGACGCGGCATTGCCCGGGCGCTGTTGCAACGGATGATCGAGCATCGTCCCCACGCCGAGCTGGCTTGCGCGGCGGGCAAGGTGCCGACCTTCGAGGCGATGGGCTTTCGGGTACTGGCGGCGCAGGGACCGCATGTGCTGCTGAACACCCGCGATCACCGCTCGGACGGAATGGTCGCTGTGCAGGATCTGGCCCCGATCTTCCAATCCAAGGAAGTGCGGCAGATCCACGCCTACCTGGTGAAGCAACACGGCAGGAAGGCCATGAGCGAAGCCGAGAAAAAGCGCGACCGCCTGCTCGACCAGATGGCCCATCAGGCCCAGGCATTGGTGACGGAACGTTTTCCCACGCTGCACTGATGGCCGAGGGGGACGGACTGCAAAGACCCGCTCATCTCCGGCGGCGCCTTGAGTCGCCGGGTTCTGCCCCCAGGTTCATGCGCTTCGGATACCAGACGGCCGTCAGCCAGGAAACCGAAGCATTACCGACGATACTCGTCCGGCAGGCCCCTCTGCCGGGCAAACATGGCGAGCCGCGTAAAGCAGGCATCACCGGCATCGGCCCTGCCCGTCTCAATGCCCTCATCGAGCGAAGGGCTGCAGCCTGCCGGCGCGATGCGCTCCTCCATCGAGTCGAGCACCAGCGAGCGCCGATAGAAGCGCCAGATGCCATCGCGTTTTTCGTAGCGGTCGAGATAGCGCCCCCGGGCGATGACCTCACGCAAATCCGGGCCGGGCGTGCGGTGGTAGGCCAGCACCGCCAGTTCGCCTTCGGCCTGATGCCCCTCGACAAGAAAGAGCATGTTCGAGATGACGTGGGAGGTCGATTCCCAGTTGGCCAGCATGCCGGGCAGCCAGGCGACATACTCGTCGGGCGAGCCGCGGAACATCGGGCCGTGATCGTCGATCGCGTCGTCGTGGTAGAGGCTGCGTAGGAGCCGTAGATCGCCGCGGTCGATCGCATGGCAATAAGTCCAGGCGAGTTGCTGGAGCGCGAATTTCTCGACCATCTCCGACAGGTCGACCGGGTGCGGCTGCAGCGTCGCAGTCCTGCTCGCGGCTGCATCGGGCAAGCCCTCGGTCGGAAGCGCGCCGGGCTCTGCGCGCCCCATAGCGTCCACCTTGCTCTGCTGATTCATGCTGCACTTCTCCGTGGCCACTCGGGAAATGTGGCTCAGGCGCTGAGCCACTCTCCTTCCCCGCCGACTTACTCCGTCGCAGATCCGGGGCAATGCCCTAGATGCCGTAGCCGCCGGACACGTTCAGTTGCTGCCCGGTGATGTAGGCCGCGTTGTCGGATGCCAGGAACACGGCGGCACGACCGATTTCCTCGGGCTTGCCCCAGCGCTTGAGCGCCAGCATCTGCAGCGTTTCGTCGATCCACTTCTGGTCGAACTGCCCCTGCTCCAGGAGCTGCGGGAACATGCCGGCCTCGATGACACCCACCAGGACGGAGTTCGCGCGGATGTTGTAGCGGCCTTCCTCGCGGGCGAGGCCCTTTATCAGCGACTCATTGGCGGCCTTCGGCGCGACCGACAGGCCATCACGATCCGGCCAGCGCAGGTGGCCGGCGGAGCCCAGCGTGACGAACGAACCGCCCCCCGCGGCGCGCAGGTGCGGCAGCGCGGCCTTGGCGGCATTGAAGAAGCCCATAACCTCGACATCGATGGCGCGCTTCCAGTCATCGGGACCCATTTCGCTGATATGCAGCTGGTTCACGAAAGGACCTGCCGCCCAGACGATAGTGTGCACGCGGCCGTGAGCGGCAATGGCGGCGTCCAGCGTCGCCTTGATCTGCGCGGGGTCGGTGACATCGACCGGGTGGGTGCTTGCGTTGACGCCCTCCTCGCGGATCTGGCCGGCGACGCGCTCCGCCACCTCGGCCTTGCTCCGATAGCCGACGGCTACCGGCACTCCAGCGCGTGCGAACTCAAGGGCAACGCCCTGCCCGATGCCACCGCTACCGCCAAAGATCAGTGTGGCGCCTTCTGGGAATCCGCTCTTTCGCATGGCTGCTTCTCCTGACCTCGGTGGTTCGACACATTGTCGTCGAGGAAAAGTATCAGCAAGCGATCCCGCCTCAATACGCTGATGCCTGGATTTTAATTGAGTATCATCAGGAGACACTTTTCGGTGGCGCGATGCGGTACGCGCGGGAAGGGTGACACCTCGGCCGGTGTCACTTGGCCCAGAAAATCCGCGGATCGGTCAGGCGAGCCATGCAGAGCATGCTGTACCACTCGGTCTGCCCCGCCGGCAGGGAGCGATCGTCGGTGGCGAGTTCGCGCATGCGCTGAGACAGCGACGCCATCATCTGCCGCAGCTGGTCGATCGATCCGCGCGACAACTTGACGGTTTCGAGCTGCCAGAGCGACTGCGAGTCATGGAAATCCATCGCCTCGAACTGCCGGCGCATGGCGTCGTTCACTGCCCGTCGCAACGGGCCTCCCGGAATCCACTGCGGATGCCGGACCGTCAACAGACGGACACGGTTACCGGGGAACAGGTCGAGCAGGCGAAGTTTTTCCAGGTGGCGCAAATGAAGGAAGATGCCTGGCTCATCCAGGCCGAACTCCTGCTGTATCTCCCGGGGTGTCCAGTCATAGCGCAACAGCAGGAAGATGAACGCGGTGAACGGGGCATCGGCCAAGCCCTGCTCCTGTTCCAGGCTCAACGCCTGAATCTTGTTGTCGCTGCGCCGCGCCGCCAGCTCGGCCAGATCGATGAGGCGGACACCGGCGATGGCGCAAACCGACTCGAGCATCGAAACGCTCAGACCATGCCCGGTCAACTTGCGCTTGATGGTCGTCTCGCTGACGTTCAGCTGCTCGGCGATACCGCAGTAACGGATATTGCGATCCTTCAACAAGCGCTTCAGCTCCGCGAGCAGCAGCGTTTCATCGGTGGCCCCATCGAGGTTCTTCGGATGCATGGTCGGGCGTCCTTCCAGTCGCACGTTCGGAGCGTTGGCATGGCCGTGACGAGTTGAGCGGCTCGGCGGGCACGAAGGGTGGGCAGGCACTCTATCTCCAGCCAACCTGGCTGAGTAGGCAACGCGCCGGGTGCCACGGCCCCAAGCATCACCTGTTCGATCTGCACCGGATCAGCGCCCCGCGCACTGTCAGTTCTGGCGGTCGCCGGCTTCGGCCACGGGCGGCCGCTCCTGAACCGAGCCCCATCTCCGCGCGCTTCCGTGAAATGCGTCATGGCCCTCCGCCAACACTTGCCTATGCTCTGCAATGCGCCCACCAACGGCGGCGCTTCCTGACCCGATCGGACCCGAGCATTTTCATGGCCCAATCCGCGAACCCCGCGACAGAAACGCCCACCACCCAAGCCAACACCCGCCTCTCCCCACGGCCGGAGTGGCGCCCCGCATGATCAGGCACCGCTCCATCACCCTGCGCGGGCTGATCCTGGTCTTCGTGCTGCTGAGCACCCTCGCCACGCTGTGCAACAGCCTGTTCGTCGCCTACCGGGTACAGCGCGATGCGCTGATCCACTCGGCACTGGAAGCCAACAGCGCCTACGCCGCGAAGGTCGCCTCCGGCATCGGCGAGTTCCTCGGCTCGGCGCAACGCCACCTGCGCTACAGCACCACGGTGCTGTCCCGGCACATGGACGATCCGACGCTCATCCGGGCCGAAGCCATGCGGCTGCAGGCGCAGGACTCGTACTTCAATTCCATCACCGTCGTCGACGCCTACGGCCAGGTACTGCAGGCCTACCCCGACGCGCTGCAGATCGTCGGCACCACGCTGCGCTCGGAGGGGGTCGCGCAGGCGCTGAAGGAGCGTCGCCCGCTGGTCAGCCAGGCCTATGAGTCGATGGCCGGGAATCTGGTGGTGTTCATCTCCCAGCCGATCTTCAGTCCCTCGGGGGAGTTCCTCGGCGTGGTGGGCGGCTCGGTGTACATCCTCAAGCAGAGCGTGCTGCATTCCATCATCAGCAGCCACTTTCAACACGACGGCACCTTTGCCTTCGTCGCCGACGGCAACCGGCGCCTGCTGTTCCACCCCGCCCCTCCCCGGCTCGGCGCGGTGATCGGCAAGAGTGCCTCGGTGGACGCCGCGCTGCGCGGTGAAAGCGGCGCGAAGCCGATCGTCAACTTCCAGGGCATTTCGATGATCTCCGGCTATGCGCCGGTGCCCGAGGCCAACTGGGCGGTGGTGGCACAGCAGCCACGTGAGCTTACGCTGGCGCCGTTGCACCGGCTGATGATCGCCATGCTCATCGACATCATCCCGGCGAGCCTGATCGGGCTGGTGATGATCTGGCTGGGCACGCTGTTGATCACCCGGCCCTTGCGGCAACTGGCCCAAGGCGCGAATCACCTCGCGGCAGCGGAGACCACTGGGCAGCTGCGCGACGTGAAGGCCTGGTACGCGGAAGCCGCCGCCATACGCCAGGCGCTGCTCACCGGTGTGCAACTGCTGCAGCAGAAGCTGGGCCAGCTCAGCCACGAAGCGCAGAGCGACCCGCTGACCGGCCTGGC harbors:
- a CDS encoding nuclear transport factor 2 family protein; its protein translation is MNQQSKVDAMGRAEPGALPTEGLPDAAASRTATLQPHPVDLSEMVEKFALQQLAWTYCHAIDRGDLRLLRSLYHDDAIDDHGPMFRGSPDEYVAWLPGMLANWESTSHVISNMLFLVEGHQAEGELAVLAYHRTPGPDLREVIARGRYLDRYEKRDGIWRFYRRSLVLDSMEERIAPAGCSPSLDEGIETGRADAGDACFTRLAMFARQRGLPDEYRR
- a CDS encoding SDR family NAD(P)-dependent oxidoreductase, with protein sequence MRKSGFPEGATLIFGGSGGIGQGVALEFARAGVPVAVGYRSKAEVAERVAGQIREEGVNASTHPVDVTDPAQIKATLDAAIAAHGRVHTIVWAAGPFVNQLHISEMGPDDWKRAIDVEVMGFFNAAKAALPHLRAAGGGSFVTLGSAGHLRWPDRDGLSVAPKAANESLIKGLAREEGRYNIRANSVLVGVIEAGMFPQLLEQGQFDQKWIDETLQMLALKRWGKPEEIGRAAVFLASDNAAYITGQQLNVSGGYGI
- a CDS encoding helix-turn-helix domain-containing protein, which produces MHPKNLDGATDETLLLAELKRLLKDRNIRYCGIAEQLNVSETTIKRKLTGHGLSVSMLESVCAIAGVRLIDLAELAARRSDNKIQALSLEQEQGLADAPFTAFIFLLLRYDWTPREIQQEFGLDEPGIFLHLRHLEKLRLLDLFPGNRVRLLTVRHPQWIPGGPLRRAVNDAMRRQFEAMDFHDSQSLWQLETVKLSRGSIDQLRQMMASLSQRMRELATDDRSLPAGQTEWYSMLCMARLTDPRIFWAK
- a CDS encoding diguanylate cyclase, with product MIRHRSITLRGLILVFVLLSTLATLCNSLFVAYRVQRDALIHSALEANSAYAAKVASGIGEFLGSAQRHLRYSTTVLSRHMDDPTLIRAEAMRLQAQDSYFNSITVVDAYGQVLQAYPDALQIVGTTLRSEGVAQALKERRPLVSQAYESMAGNLVVFISQPIFSPSGEFLGVVGGSVYILKQSVLHSIISSHFQHDGTFAFVADGNRRLLFHPAPPRLGAVIGKSASVDAALRGESGAKPIVNFQGISMISGYAPVPEANWAVVAQQPRELTLAPLHRLMIAMLIDIIPASLIGLVMIWLGTLLITRPLRQLAQGANHLAAAETTGQLRDVKAWYAEAAAIRQALLTGVQLLQQKLGQLSHEAQSDPLTGLANRRALDAALELLQETQRPYSVLALDIDHFKRVNDTFGHDAGDEALKQVAATLKQHSRGEDLACRSGGEEFILLLPDTALDIAGGIAERIRQAIEVTEVPGVGFLTISIGVAYGGGEPDAMLKRADERLYQAKQTGRNRVVAS